The DNA region GCTCGGCATCACCTCTTTTTTCAGCATCATTTGCTTGATCTTCGTGAGCTTCCGCTAAAAGAGCAAGCCAGCACAAGCATCTGGCTTGAATTATTGAAAGATCTAAATCATTAGGTTGGGATTTAGAAATGCGTTCGTGCTCTTGTTGAATTAAGAGCTTTAAACGCATATCATGCAACTTAGCCATAAAAGATTTACTACTAACTACACGCTAGCTAGAGAGTAGCAAGTTTGCACACATACTACATATAGTTTTTTATTTTTACGGGACTGGCGGGAGTCGAACCCACGACCTACGGTTTAGGAAACCGTCGCTCTATCCTGCTGAGCTACAGCCCCAATAGATGATTTTTGGGGTATTAAGTACTATGCTAAATGAAAGCAGGAGAGGCAATCGCAATAAAGTTTTATTTTGTTTCCAAAATAAAACTTTATTGAGGAAAGTCCGGGCTCCCAAATGGTCAGGCTTGCTGGGTAATTCCCAGTACGGGCAACCGTGAGGATAGTGCCACAGAAACATACCGCCTAATACTTTATGTATGGCAAGGGTGCAAGGGTGTGGTAAGAGCGCACCAGCAACATTGAGAAGTGTTGGCTAGGTAAACCCCGGCTGGGAGCAAGGCTTAGTAGATTTATGACCATTAAACAATCTACTTTTAAGCGCCGCTTGAGACTGTGAAGTAATTCCAGTCCTAGATAGATGATTGCCCATCTTAACTAAGATGAACAGAACCCGGCTTATGACCTGCTTTCTAATTGTTGTGATTATTCAAATGAGATGACATTTATAATGAACGCGAAGAGAATTAATCAAATAACTACTTTTTTAAAGTCTTTAAATATTAAATCAAAAAGATTTTCTGAAATAATTAAAACTCAAAATATTTCAGTTATTCAAGATTTTAATCAAGCATTGATCCATTCCTCAGAAGATAAAATATTAAATTACGAAAAACTAGAATTTTTCGGAGATGCAGTACTTAGATTAGCTGCTTCTAAGTTTATTGAAAAAAAATATCCTCAAATGAGTGTAGGAGAAAGATCAGAGCTAAGAGCACAAATTGTAAGTGATGAATGGTTAAGTAAATTAGGGAAAAAAATTGACATAGATAAATTAATAATTAAAGGACCTAAAGCTCTTGGTGATGACAATTCAAAAAATACTATTATTGGTGAAGCTACAGAAGCCTTAATTGGTGCTATTTATAAGTGCTTTAATTCAATTAATGAAGTCAATCTTTGGTTAGATGATATTTGGGAGAAAGATTCTGAAATATTTTTAAAAGCTCCATATAAATTCAAATCTAAGACAGTTTTGCAAGAGTGGTGTCAAAGTAAAGGTTTTGATTTGCCAGTGTATAAAATAATTGAAGTCTCAAAGAAAAATGGTGACCCTCAAAGATTTTCTTGTGATATATTTATTGAAGGTTCAAAAGAATCATCTGCATTCGGCAAGTCACATAAACAAGCAGAAACAAACGCGGCCAGAGTGTTGATAGATAAGTTTATAACTATAGGTAAAATCTAATTTTTATACTATTTCTAAATTCTTTAGCTGAAAAGTTATGAGTTTATCCCAATTACCCCCTTCAAACAGAACTGCTGCTGTTTTATTTGTAACTCTTTGTACAAAACCTTTATATCCTCTATATATGGAGTTAGTGTCTTTAACAATAACAATAGAACCTGGGAGTATGGGTTTAGTAGATAATTCCATAAAACATTCCTTGTAATACAATAATATGATAAATAAAAATGAATGGTTGACTGTTGGATTGATAACATCATGTCACGGAATTAATGGGCAGGTAAAGGTTAAATCTCTAAGCGATTTTGAAGAAAGATTTTTAAAACCGGGAATGAGATGGTTGCAAAAAGAAAATGAACCTCCATCAAAAATAGTCATTACATCTGGTTTCAAACAGCCTGGTAAAGAAACCTTTATAGTCAAATTTCAAGGAATAAATACAAGAAATCATGCAGAGAAACTGAAAAATTTTAAAATTCTTGTAAAAACCGATAAGCTACCTAAATTAAAAAAGGAAGAATTCCATTTGTTGGAACTTATAAATCTAGAAGTCAAAACTTTAGAAAATGATCAATTAAGGACAATTGGAAAAGTTATCAATTTAGAAAATGAGAAAAATAATTTACTTGTTATTGAACTATATAAAAATCAAAAAAAAGTTCTTATACCATTTGTTAAAGAAATTGTCCCATTAGTAGATATAAAAAATAATTATCTAATCATCAATCCTCCAAATGGACTTTTAGAGCTATAAATTTAAAAAAATAAAAATACATAAGAAACTGATCATTCGACAGTTACACTTTTAGCTAAATTTCTTGGTTGATCCACATCAAGTCCTCTATGTGCTGCAATATGGTAACTCAATAATTGTAAAGGAAGTATATTAATTAAAGGTGAGATCCATTCATTAGAGGAAGGAACTTTCATTAAATAATCAAAAATTTCAGTACCATTACACTCAGGAGCAACCCCAATAAGATATGAATCTCTGGCTTTTGCTTCTTGAGCATTACTGATGACTTTATCGAAAACTTCACTAGGTGATGCAATAGAAATTACAGGTACTTTTTTATCTAACAAAGCTATTGGACCATGTTTCATCTCACCAGCTGGATATCCAGCGGCATGTATATAACTAATTTCTTTGAGTTTTAACGCTCCTTCAAGAGCAATAGGATAATTTATACCTCTTCCTAAAAAGATCACATCTTTAATGTTAAAAAAATCATGTGCTAGCTTTTCTGAAGATTTATTATGTTGCTCTAAAAGATCTTCTATTAATGGAGGCAGTTTTATAAGTTCATTAATTAATTTACTTATTTCATCTAAGCTTTGACTACCTTTAATTTCCGCAAATTTTATAGCTAATCCATAAAATGAAAGTAATTGAGCAAAAAAAGTTTTTGTTGCTGCAACACCTACTTCTATTCCTGCGCAGATATCAATTATATTTGAAACCTGCCTTCCTATCGAGCTCTCTTTTCTATTTGTTATTGCAATAAGATTGGGTTTAAAATTTTTATCTTCTATCAAAGACCGTCTTTTAATTTCCATATCGATAGCTGCAATTGTATCGGCAGTTTCTCCAGACTGAGTAACTCCAATAGTTAATGTGTTTGGCAGCAATGGAGGTGGTGAATATCGAAATTCACTTGCGTAAAAGACATTTGTGGGGATACCTGAAAATTGTTCTAATAAAAAACTCCCAACCATTGCAGCATGTTTACTTGTACCACAAGCAATAATTTCGATCCTTTCTATTGATTCAAAAAACGTTGTATCAAAAGGATAATTAATTTGATATTGACCCTCTTCTGTATTTTGAATTAAATATTTTTCCAACCAGTTTTTTGCAGTCTGTGGCTGATCATAAATTTCTTTTAACATATAATGTTTAAAATTCATTTTATCCATTATTTGCTCTGAGGCCTTTATAGAGACTGGATTTCGATATTGTCTCTCATTATTTTTGTCATATATTTCTATCCCAAGAGGGGTCAACAACGCTATTTCTTCATCCTCCATAGGTAAAATGATATTTGTAAAATTTACAATAGCTGGAGTATCACTTGCACAAATAAATTCTCCTTCACCCAAACCAATAATCAAGGGTGCTTGTCTTCTTGCAACAACCAAAGAGGTTGGAGCATCAGCCCATAAAACGGCTAAAGCATAAGATCCTTCCAGATCAGATATCACATTTCTTACAGCCACTAGTAATGTTGAACCATTATTCTCAAGGTTAAGTTTACTTAATGTATTTAATTCTCTTTTAATAAGATGAGGAATTACCTCGGTATCTGTATCAGAATTAAAAATAGTACCTTCTTGCTCTAATTTATTTTTTAAATCTTGAAAATTTTCAATAATGCCATTTTGAACAACCGCTATGGTTCCTGAAGCGTCGATATGTGGATGGGCATTTTTAAACTCAGGTTTTCCATGAGTTGCCCATCTAGTATGACCTATACCTACAGTTCCTGGAATATTCTCATCATTAAGATTATTGATTAAGTTTTTTAATTTTCCTTCTGCTTTATTACAAGTAATAGATTTTGTTTGAGAATTGATTATTGCAATACCTGCAGAATCATATCCTCTATATTCAAGTTTTTCTAAGCCATTAATCAATAATGGTAAAGCTTTTTTATAACCTGTTACAGCAACTATTCCACACATACGAAAATTTTTTTTCAATTATATTTGAAAAAAAATAAGTATTTTTAAAACATGGACTCTCTTAAAACTGCCCTATTAAAGTTAATATGCTAAGCCCATGCTCCGAGAAGTTTCATCTCCTAAATAAACACGAATACTTAAGAAATCTGTAGGGCATGCAGTTTCGCATCTTTTACAACCTACGCAATCTTCAGTTCTTGGAGATGAAGCGATTTGGCCTGCTTTGCAGCCATCCCATGGAACCATCTCTAAAACATCAAGTGGGCAAGCCCTTACACATTGGGTACATCCAATGCAAGTGTCATAAATTTTAACTGCGTGTGACATGTAAAAATTGTCTTTTGAACCTCGTCTTATAATACTATTGTCTTACAAAGAAATTAAAAAAATTAAGATATGCTTCACTCTTGTTAACTCTAGGGCATAAAATTATAAAGATAATTAGTAATTTCCATAAATTATGTCACAAGAAATTCTCGAAAAAGTTTGTTCTATTGTTTCAGAACAATTAAGTGTTGAAGCAGGAGAAGTTAAATCAGATTCAAATTTCCAAAATGATTTAGGTGCAGATTCTCTAGATACCGTTGAATTAGTGATGGCTCTTGAAGAGGCATTTGATATTGAAATCCCTGATGAAGCAGCTGAGGGAATCGCAACTGTTGGCGATGCTGTAAAATTCATCGAAGAAAAAAAAGGTTAGTAAAGGATGCCAAATTTCCATCGAGTAGTTATTACCGGTATCGGAGCAGTAACTCCAATTGGTAATAACATTGATGAATATTTAGTCGGCTTGCAAAAAGGTACTAATGGGGTCTCAGATATAACTCTCTTTAATCCAGATCAACATCCTTGCAAATTTGCAGCAGAAGTAAAAAATCTTCAATCTGAAAATTTTATTGAAGCTAAAGAATCCAAGAGATGGGATCGTTTTTCCCAGTTTGGAGTTATTGCTGCAAAGCAAGCCTTTAGTGATTCTGGACTAGAAATTACTGAAGCTAATTCATCAAGAATTGGAGTAATAATTGGATCTGGTGTTGGGGGCTTACTAACTATGGAAAGTCAAGCTCAAATTCTTAGTCATAAAGGACCTAAAAGAGTCAGTCCATTTACAGTCCCAATGATGATTCCAAATATGGCAACTGGTTTAGCTGCTATTGCTTTGGGTGCAAAAGGACCAAGTTCCTCTGTTTCAACCGCGTGCGCTGCCGGTTCAAATGCAATTGGTGATTCTTTTAGATTACTTCAACTTGGGAAGGCAGATGCAATGATCTGTGGAGGAGCAGAAGCAAGTATTACTCCTCTTGGAGTAGCTGGTTTTGCCAGTGCCAAAGCTCTTTCTTTCAGAAATGAAAGTCCTCAAACTGCTAGCAGGCCTTTTGATGCTGAAAGAGATGGCTTTGTTATTGGAGAGGGATCTGGAATCCTTGTTCTAGAAACTTTAGAAAATGCGCAAAAAAGAAATGCAAGGATTTATGCAGAAATTATTGGATATGGAACAACATGTGATGCCCATCACATTACTGCTCCATCTCCAGGCGGGGTTGGAGGCGCCAAGGCTATCAAACTAGCAATTGAAGACGCTTCTCTTAGCTTTGAAAAAGTTGATTATATAAATGCTCATGGAACGAGTACATCAGCTAATGACAAAAATGAAACTTCTGCAATTAAATCAATATTTAAAGACAGATCTTACCTCATTCCTGTAAGCTCTACTAAGTCGATGACTGGTCATCTCCTAGGAGGCTCGGGAGGTATAGAGGCTGTAGCTTGTATACTTTCTTTGACACATAATTTTATCCCTCCTACAATTAACTACGTCAATCCAGATCCTGAATGTGATCTTGATTATGTACCAAATAATGCAAGAGAAGCTCAAATAGGAGTTGCTCTTTCAAATTCTTTCGGATTTGGTGGTCACAACGTTTGCCTTGCTTTCAGCAAAATGAATTAAAGTCAACCAATTCTGTATTTCCAACTTAACTTATTTTAAAACAATGGTCGCTGCATCTGTTTCATTAGAATCACTTTGTGTAAATAGTATAAGAATGCTCGCTGTAGATGCAGTAAACAAATCTAATAGTGGACATCCTGGTTTGCCAATGGGGTGCGCTCCCATGGGTTATGCATTATGGCAAAACATACTGAATCACAACCCTAATAATCCAAAATGGTTTAATAGAGACCGTTTTGTATTATCGGCTGGTCATGGCTGTATGCTGTTATATTCTTTGCTTCATTTGACGGGATACAAATCAGTTTCCATAGAAGATATTAAGGAATTTAGACAATGGGGATCAAAAACTCCTGGACATCCAGAAACATTCGAAACTGAAGGAGTTGAAGTTACAGCTGGGCCTCTTGGAGCCGGAATATCTAATGCAGTTGGTTTAGCAATAGCTGAAACTCACTTGGCAGCGAAATTCAACAAGCCAGATTGTAACATAGTTGATCACTATACTTACGTCATTATGGGTGACGGCTGTAATCAAGAAGGTATCGCATCAGAGGCTTGCTCATTAGCTGGTCATCTGAAGCTTGGAAAATTAATTGCACTATACGACGATAATCAAATTACAATTGATGGGCGAACCGACGTTTCTTTCACTGAAGATGTCTTAAAAAGATATGAGGCTTATGGATGGCATGTACAACATATCGAAGATGGTAATCATGACGTTAAAGGAATAACTGAAGCTATTGAAAAAGCAAAGTTAATTAAAGACAAACCTTCAATTATAAAAATTTCTACAACAATAGGTTATGGCTCTCCTAATAAATCAGATACTGCTGGAATTCATGGAGCAGCAGTTGGAGAACAAGAAGCTGCATTAACTAGAGAGTTTCTAAATTGGGAATATCCGCCATTTGAAATACCAGATGAAGTGTATACACATTTTAGAAAATCAATAGAAAAAGGCAAAAATTTAGAGAAAGAGTGGGATTATAGATTTGAAGAATATCAAAAAAAATATCCCTCTGAAGGAGCCGAGTTAAAAAGAATGTTAAAGGGCAAATTACCTGAGAATTGGGACTCAGATCTCCCCTCTTATTCATCTGATGATAAAGGGTTAGCCACTAGAAAGCATTCACAAATATGTTTGGGTGCTCTAGGTCCTAACCTGCCTGAATTAATTGGCGGATCTGCAGATTTAACACATTCTAATTACACAGATATCAAAGGGGAAACTGGATCATTCCAGCCACACAGCCCTGAAAAAAGATATTTACATTTTGGGGTACGAGAGCATGCAATGGCAGCTGTACTTAATGGGATTGCCTATCACAATAGTGGTCTTATTCCTTATGGTGGAACCTTCCTTGTTTTCGCCGATTATATGAGAGGCTCAATGAGGCTTTCAGCACTCAGCGAATTAGGAGTGATATATGTATTAACTCACGATTCAATTGGTGTAGGAGAAGACGGTCCAACACATCAACCTATTGAAACTATCCCCTCTCTTCGTGCCATGCCTAACATGCTGGTTTTCAGACCAGGAGATGGCAATGAAACGAGTGGAGCTTATAAGCTTGCTATTCAAAATCGAAAAAGACCCTCTGCTCTTTGTTTAAGTAGACAAGGCATGCCAAATCAAGAAAATACTTCGATCGACAAAGTTGCTCTAGGAGGATATGTAGTTTCCGATTGCGAAGGAACACCAGATCTAATATTTATTGGCACTGGAAGCGAACTAAATCTTTGCATTGAAGCGAGTAAGGAAATTTCAAGCTTAGGTAAAAAAGTCAGAGTTGTTTCTATGCCATGTGTAGAACTTTTTGAAGAGCAAGAAGAATCTTACAAAGAAAGTGTTTTACCTAGTGTTGTCAAAAAGAGAGTTGTAGTAGAAGCTGCCCATTCATTTGGTTGGCATAAATATACAGGTTTTGATGGGATTTGTATTACGATGGACAGATTTGGGGCATCAGCACCAGGTGGTGAATGTATGAAAAATTTTGGATTTACAGTCGAAAATGTTGTTAATAAGACGAAAGAAATTCTATAAGTATTAATTAAAAATTACACAGAAGTATTACATTCCTCAAGCTTATCTTTTAACTGATCAAGAGATTCATCAGAAATCTTTGAATTCATTGGGCAATGTTTTGGACCACACATTGAACAAAACTCTGCCTTTTTAAAGATTTCTTCAGGTAGAGTCTCATCATGGTACTGCTTTGCCCTTTCAGGATCTAATGAAAGTTCAAATTGTTTATTCCAATCAAAGTTATACCTTGCATGACTAAGTTCATCGTCTCGATCACGAGCTCCAGCTCTAT from Prochlorococcus marinus XMU1410 includes:
- a CDS encoding ribonuclease III domain-containing protein yields the protein MTFIMNAKRINQITTFLKSLNIKSKRFSEIIKTQNISVIQDFNQALIHSSEDKILNYEKLEFFGDAVLRLAASKFIEKKYPQMSVGERSELRAQIVSDEWLSKLGKKIDIDKLIIKGPKALGDDNSKNTIIGEATEALIGAIYKCFNSINEVNLWLDDIWEKDSEIFLKAPYKFKSKTVLQEWCQSKGFDLPVYKIIEVSKKNGDPQRFSCDIFIEGSKESSAFGKSHKQAETNAARVLIDKFITIGKI
- a CDS encoding NAD(P)H dehydrogenase subunit NdhS; the encoded protein is MELSTKPILPGSIVIVKDTNSIYRGYKGFVQRVTNKTAAVLFEGGNWDKLITFQLKNLEIV
- the rimM gene encoding ribosome maturation factor RimM (Essential for efficient processing of 16S rRNA), yielding MINKNEWLTVGLITSCHGINGQVKVKSLSDFEERFLKPGMRWLQKENEPPSKIVITSGFKQPGKETFIVKFQGINTRNHAEKLKNFKILVKTDKLPKLKKEEFHLLELINLEVKTLENDQLRTIGKVINLENEKNNLLVIELYKNQKKVLIPFVKEIVPLVDIKNNYLIINPPNGLLEL
- the glmS gene encoding glutamine--fructose-6-phosphate transaminase (isomerizing): MCGIVAVTGYKKALPLLINGLEKLEYRGYDSAGIAIINSQTKSITCNKAEGKLKNLINNLNDENIPGTVGIGHTRWATHGKPEFKNAHPHIDASGTIAVVQNGIIENFQDLKNKLEQEGTIFNSDTDTEVIPHLIKRELNTLSKLNLENNGSTLLVAVRNVISDLEGSYALAVLWADAPTSLVVARRQAPLIIGLGEGEFICASDTPAIVNFTNIILPMEDEEIALLTPLGIEIYDKNNERQYRNPVSIKASEQIMDKMNFKHYMLKEIYDQPQTAKNWLEKYLIQNTEEGQYQINYPFDTTFFESIERIEIIACGTSKHAAMVGSFLLEQFSGIPTNVFYASEFRYSPPPLLPNTLTIGVTQSGETADTIAAIDMEIKRRSLIEDKNFKPNLIAITNRKESSIGRQVSNIIDICAGIEVGVAATKTFFAQLLSFYGLAIKFAEIKGSQSLDEISKLINELIKLPPLIEDLLEQHNKSSEKLAHDFFNIKDVIFLGRGINYPIALEGALKLKEISYIHAAGYPAGEMKHGPIALLDKKVPVISIASPSEVFDKVISNAQEAKARDSYLIGVAPECNGTEIFDYLMKVPSSNEWISPLINILPLQLLSYHIAAHRGLDVDQPRNLAKSVTVE
- the psaC gene encoding photosystem I iron-sulfur center protein PsaC; its protein translation is MSHAVKIYDTCIGCTQCVRACPLDVLEMVPWDGCKAGQIASSPRTEDCVGCKRCETACPTDFLSIRVYLGDETSRSMGLAY
- the acpP gene encoding acyl carrier protein, which gives rise to MSQEILEKVCSIVSEQLSVEAGEVKSDSNFQNDLGADSLDTVELVMALEEAFDIEIPDEAAEGIATVGDAVKFIEEKKG
- the fabF gene encoding beta-ketoacyl-ACP synthase II; this encodes MPNFHRVVITGIGAVTPIGNNIDEYLVGLQKGTNGVSDITLFNPDQHPCKFAAEVKNLQSENFIEAKESKRWDRFSQFGVIAAKQAFSDSGLEITEANSSRIGVIIGSGVGGLLTMESQAQILSHKGPKRVSPFTVPMMIPNMATGLAAIALGAKGPSSSVSTACAAGSNAIGDSFRLLQLGKADAMICGGAEASITPLGVAGFASAKALSFRNESPQTASRPFDAERDGFVIGEGSGILVLETLENAQKRNARIYAEIIGYGTTCDAHHITAPSPGGVGGAKAIKLAIEDASLSFEKVDYINAHGTSTSANDKNETSAIKSIFKDRSYLIPVSSTKSMTGHLLGGSGGIEAVACILSLTHNFIPPTINYVNPDPECDLDYVPNNAREAQIGVALSNSFGFGGHNVCLAFSKMN
- the tkt gene encoding transketolase, producing MVAASVSLESLCVNSIRMLAVDAVNKSNSGHPGLPMGCAPMGYALWQNILNHNPNNPKWFNRDRFVLSAGHGCMLLYSLLHLTGYKSVSIEDIKEFRQWGSKTPGHPETFETEGVEVTAGPLGAGISNAVGLAIAETHLAAKFNKPDCNIVDHYTYVIMGDGCNQEGIASEACSLAGHLKLGKLIALYDDNQITIDGRTDVSFTEDVLKRYEAYGWHVQHIEDGNHDVKGITEAIEKAKLIKDKPSIIKISTTIGYGSPNKSDTAGIHGAAVGEQEAALTREFLNWEYPPFEIPDEVYTHFRKSIEKGKNLEKEWDYRFEEYQKKYPSEGAELKRMLKGKLPENWDSDLPSYSSDDKGLATRKHSQICLGALGPNLPELIGGSADLTHSNYTDIKGETGSFQPHSPEKRYLHFGVREHAMAAVLNGIAYHNSGLIPYGGTFLVFADYMRGSMRLSALSELGVIYVLTHDSIGVGEDGPTHQPIETIPSLRAMPNMLVFRPGDGNETSGAYKLAIQNRKRPSALCLSRQGMPNQENTSIDKVALGGYVVSDCEGTPDLIFIGTGSELNLCIEASKEISSLGKKVRVVSMPCVELFEEQEESYKESVLPSVVKKRVVVEAAHSFGWHKYTGFDGICITMDRFGASAPGGECMKNFGFTVENVVNKTKEIL